The genomic interval ACTTGACCGTCTTCCAGCCGGACTTCAGGGATTGCGAACTCATTTGCAGTCTCCCATATTCAATGCTTCATCAACCCAGCAGATCGCTCGCCGCAGGTTGTCAGCCAATGGGCCTTTTGCGGAGGAGTAATGCTTATTAAACAAATTTCTCAAAAAACCTCGGAGGTACTTAGAATTGGATCTGATCTCACTTATGGTCAGGCCACGCAAGGCTTGGAGGCAGTATGTCAATTCCTTCTCGGAAAGCGAGGCACTAGTTTTTTTATTAAGAAGAGCCTTGGCAAATTCTCGTTTTTTAGTCGCTGCGGCTGTTTTTACGTTCGGAATGGGCAGTTCTTGTGTGCTATGCCTCTTCAAGCGCTCTATCAATTTTGAACGAGTTGCCGATCTCGTAACTACGCCTTCGAGTAATTCGACAATTTTGTCCAAAGTCATTCCGGACTTCTTGATGAAATAGTAAACAGGTAGAAACGCAGTACTTTCAAAGCAGATCTGTTTGATGTACTCGTCTGGCTCAGGGACATTATACTGATTCAAAGTGCTGAGAATGATATCGGCAGTCCTTATGCCTTTGGTTTTTATAATTTGTCTTTTGGAGGTACCGATAACGGTTCCAGCCAGGGGTTCGACATGGCCGATCAGCTTTAGTGTGGGCTTGCCTTTGACCTCAGAAAACTCACCCTCTTTTATGAAGGAGAGCTGACTGAGAAGAGACTCATCAATCAGAAACGAACCTCCGGCCCCAGTCACGCTGCCGGTGTGTAGATCGAAAATTCCAGCCTCCAGAACGCCAATACGCGCTATGTTTTCGAGATGTTGCATCCACAGACGCTGCTATGTTTCCCTCTTGGCCTCAAGGATGGCTCTCAGCTCAGGATATTTGATGCGCTCGGAGCGGCCTCGATATCGGTAGTAGATATCGCTCTCTTTCAGCTCCTTCCCAGCGTCTTTTGTGCAGACGACAGGCTTATCCTTGGCCTCATGGATATACAGAAGGCCAAAAACTTTCCCCTGAAGTTCGTACTCCTGAATCGTCCACTCTATTTCCGGGGCAAAGTGATTATTGAAGTTGCGTGACATTTTCTCTGGATCGATATCCTCGAATAACTTCAGGTTCGTTCCTGAAAGACCGCAAAGTAGATGTGGCTTATTGGCAATACCAAACACTATATAGCCACCCTTGGCATTGGCATAAGCGGCGCTCGTTTTCAGATACTTGGGCAAACTTGCCCAGCCGAATGACTCCTTGAATTCCAGGCTGCTGCTTTCCCTTGAGATCACTCGTTCTGGATCTGTGAGGGAAATCTTGAATATTTCGTTCAAGTCCTCTTGAGAGAAAGGCGTCTTAGTTTCTATGCAGCCCTCCGTTGCTGAGATTCGGAACTTTGACGCATTGATCCAGCTTCCTATGCAACATGGAAATCAGGGTGAGGTAATCAGCGGCGTCAGTCTCTCCCTGCCAGAGAATTTTAGGACCGTGCGCCAGCGGGTTACGGATCGCCGCTGCACATCCCTTCAGAAGTTGTGCAAATCCTTTGTGTTCTGATTTTCTGTTTCAGTCTGAAGTGTGTTGAATGCGAGGAATGGCTTTTCAACTGAGAAAACCCGGTCAAACAGACTGGCACCATCGGCTTCAACACCGGCTAGATCACGA from Deltaproteobacteria bacterium carries:
- a CDS encoding ATP-binding protein; translation: MNEIFKISLTDPERVISRESSSLEFKESFGWASLPKYLKTSAAYANAKGGYIVFGIANKPHLLCGLSGTNLKLFEDIDPEKMSRNFNNHFAPEIEWTIQEYELQGKVFGLLYIHEAKDKPVVCTKDAGKELKESDIYYRYRGRSERIKYPELRAILEAKRET